The sequence below is a genomic window from Patescibacteria group bacterium.
CAATTCTTGAAGATTCAAGTACGCTGTTTCCAGTTGAAGTCCAATGATTATTTACCGTCATTTTTACTTCAACGCCAAAATATCCATTTGCGACTATGTCAGGAAAAGCATGAGTTCCCGTTTGTTGTATTGTTCCCTTGAAAATAGTTTTTTCGGCGGCTTCGGTCATTTTTTCAAAAACAATCGTTTCAAAATATGTTGGTGAAATATTTTTTTCTCGCGTTAAATATTTCAACAATAAAATCTTTGACTTTTCAAGTAAAGCGATAAATTCTTCTTCCGTCGCGTTTTTATTTTTGGCGTAAATCATATTAAATGTTTTTATTTAAAAATTTTTCCACGGTTTTGGCGACATGCCACGCCATTACTGGCGGGACGGCGTTTCCGATTTGTTTGTAAGCTTGCGAAGTGGAAGGGTAAAAAATAAAATTATCGGGAAAAGACTGTATTCGCGCCGCTTCTCTCGCGGATAATCTGCGTTTACCGTTCCAGTGCCATTCAATATTGCCGTGATGTTCCGTTCTCATTGTTGGACCTGGTTTATTCGGAGAAACAACCGTGTTTCCCTGCCCATTATTTTTCTTAGCTTTTGACCAATAATGGTTTAAAACTGCTCCCTCTGAAATATTTTCAAGATCGCCAATGGCTTTTTTAAGTGAAACCCAATTTGTTTTATTGTGTATCGGGTTTGGATGTTTAAATTTTGGTAATTTTCTTTTTTTTGTCCCAACAATAATAACGCGTTCTCTTGTTTGCGGTACTCCATAATCAGCGGAATGAAGCAACTTATAAACGACGTTATAATTCAAAGATTCAAAATCTTTTTTGATTATCTCAATAGCCTCGCCGTTATTCATGGTTAACAAACCTTTTACGTTTTCGGCAACAAAGAGTATGGGCTTGGTTTTTTTGATAACTTCTATCATACTTTGATACAGCAACCCTCTTTTTCCGTTAAATCCTTGTCTTTTGCCCGCGTGACTAAAATCCTGACAAGGAAAACCACCCAAAACAATATCAGCTTTTTTAGGAATCGGTTTATCAAACATTTTTGGATGTTTCCCGTCTAATATTTTGACTATATCACCGCAAACAATATCATGATTGAAATATTTTCTAAATGTTTGACATGATGATTCGTCAAAATCATTCGCCCAAATTATTTCAAAATTTCTTTTAGCGTATTTTTTTTCAAGAAATTCAAAACTACCAGTAAATCCTAAATCAAGACCACCACAACCTGAAAATAATGAAACTATTGAATATTTTTTACTCATAATTTTTATTTTATTAAATCATCAATACTAACACCCAAAGCGTCCACTTTTTTAAATTATTTTAATTCTTAAACTTAGTGTTAATATATAATTTTTTTATGATTCAGTCAATCAAGATATTAGAGCAAAAATTCAAAATATAAACATACCACATGGCGGATTTATCCGCTGAAGCTTTAACGAAGGCGG
It includes:
- a CDS encoding DNA cytosine methyltransferase; protein product: MSKKYSIVSLFSGCGGLDLGFTGSFEFLEKKYAKRNFEIIWANDFDESSCQTFRKYFNHDIVCGDIVKILDGKHPKMFDKPIPKKADIVLGGFPCQDFSHAGKRQGFNGKRGLLYQSMIEVIKKTKPILFVAENVKGLLTMNNGEAIEIIKKDFESLNYNVVYKLLHSADYGVPQTRERVIIVGTKKRKLPKFKHPNPIHNKTNWVSLKKAIGDLENISEGAVLNHYWSKAKKNNGQGNTVVSPNKPGPTMRTEHHGNIEWHWNGKRRLSAREAARIQSFPDNFIFYPSTSQAYKQIGNAVPPVMAWHVAKTVEKFLNKNI